A region of the Channa argus isolate prfri chromosome 3, Channa argus male v1.0, whole genome shotgun sequence genome:
ACGCCGACGAAGAAAAGGACATAAAAACAGAACCACCAAACGATGGTTGTGGAAATAATCATGCAAACGACGGAAGAGTGCTCTCTACGTCTCCCAGTGCCTCGTCTGGGAGTAACAAATCTGCGGCGGGAGCCCCGGAGGACCAACAGACACTTCTGGCGGTCTTGCAGTTCCTCAGGAAGAACAACCTGACTGAATCCGTCGAAATTTTGCGTCGCGAAGCGGGGTTACCGGAGGATTCCCTGGACTTGAAGGGAAACGATTCCTCTGGAGCCGGCTCGGGTGGTGCTTCGGGCACTGTGGATTTAGATGGTGGTGATGCGACCTCTCTCCTCAGCCGGGTGACTGTTTCATCCTCCGCTGGAGCCCAGCCGCCAACCAAAAGTACTATACCCGTGTTctgttgtgtttatatgtgAAACGTTAACAAGTTTCCCGCTAATATAACATAATCACACACGAGCTTTGAGCTTCGCCTTTAACTAGACATtttaccaaaacaaactacCAAAGTTAGTACGTCTACTTTCTGAGTcccattttaatgtaatattcaagttttacaaagttttgtgtgttttccagggaTACGTGGGTTGTGTTACAGTCCGTAATGTATTCACTCAATCTGGCTGTAGGCACGCAcagataaattaaaacacattttccatattATATAGCAATTACATCATTCATATAAatcttttacatatttttacaaaatactcCTAACAAGATTTTCCCAAGCTTTCTCCATCGACTTACTCAGTCTTTAGTCAACAGATGGAGTGTTCACTGTTTCTGTGGAGTATTCTTACTCACATGTACTctcaagttttattttgtaactacCAATGTATACTGGTATAACTGCACATCTGACTTGGATTTGAACTGTTTCAACAGCAGTTGGAGAGGATCAGCCAGATGTCAATGTAGTGCTGTCAGCTTATAGCCAGCAGGGAGACCCAGTTCTCTATGAAGTTTACTACAGCGGCCTAAAAAAGTTCATAGAAACAGTTTTGGACTGTCACAGAGCAGAACTGTCTCAGGTCTTCTACCCTCTGTTTGTCCACATGTATTTGGAGCTGGTTTACAACAATCACGAAAATGAAGCCAAGGCATTTTTTGAAAGGTAAGTCTTCCTTACTTATTATTGCACGTtctttcaaatataaaacatagtTTAGTTGCCACACAACTCAATAACCCTGCATCTTCCGTCTTTGTCTATCTCAGGTTTAGTGGGGATCAGGAGTGCTATTATGAAGACGACTTGCGTGTTTTATCTGGCCTGACCAAGAGGGAGCACATGAGAGGAAATGAGACTTTATTGGACTTCCGTACAAGCAAGTTTGTCCTCCGTATCTCTCGTGACTCCTACCAGCTGCTAAAGAGGCACCTGCAGGAGCGTCAGAACAACCAGATCTGGAATATCATCCAGGAGCATctttacattgacatttttgaTGGCATGCCACGCAGCAAGAGCCAGATTGATGCTATGTCTGGCAGCTTGGCAGGAGAGGCAAAGCGAGAGGCCAATAAAGCAAAGGTTGGGCCAACTTGCTTATAATAGTATAGTGATATTCAGCTTTGTCACCACAGCTTTTAATCAACCTTGTTGAATTCATGACCTGTCTATTTGTCATTGTGTCACAGGTTTATTATGGGTTGCTGAAGGAGCCAGAAATTGAATTGCCTCTTGATGACGAGGATGAGGAGGCAGAGAACGAAGAGGGTAAACCTAAGAAAAAGAAACCGAAAAAGGACAGCATGGGCTCCAAGAGCAAAAAACAGGATCCCAATGCTCCTTCACAGAATAGGTATGGTGTGCACTGCTGCATTTGTTGTCTAATAAACTGGCTTTGCAAGCCAAGACAGTGTGGTCTCTTTAAAATTGGCTGCAGCATTGGGGTACAGTTCAATGGTACCTTCCATAGTAGAAATGTATgtccatttcattttcagcattAACACTAATGATatcctaattattattattattattattaataatatgctAGTCAGCCTAATTCACCCTAAAGAGACCActcaaactttcagcaaatcacaagTCTTTCAGCTATCAGCCTTCTATTccgctttttaatatcttttacagtTTATGAATAATTGCAGTTTTGACTGGCTTTGAACTTTGCCTATCCAGTAAATGAGGAAAGCAAAAACTGCCCAGTTGTTTTCAGctttggaaaatcctttcagcgccAAAGcattcagtgcattttcttttttggaatgCCTTATCTAGTTTGTCTTTAATGGCTGGCTATGAATGAAACTTTGGCATATCTGCATACAGTGTCATATTATTAGGTAATACGTCTTTAGCAGCATAGTCATgttgtttaaacacacacattacacatataTGGGAGATATTTGCTGCAAGCAAACGGTTTCTGAACATAGTAGTCACTgactgctgaaaaacattttgtttgctgtttcttAGAATACCTCTGCCAGAGCTGAAGGATTCTGACAAGCTGGACAAGATCATGTACATGAAGGAGGCTACCAAGAGGATCCGCCTGGGACCAGACAACCTTCCATCCATCTGCTTCTACACTTTTCTCAATGCATACCAGGTAAAACCTCATGACCACAAAGAAACCAGTATACATTGAACAGTTTCATTGTTAATGCAAACTACAGTAGCAGTCATTTCTAAGAGTTCTCACCTATCTGTCCTACAGGGTCTGACAGCGGTGGACTTCACAGATGACTCTAGTCTAATTGCAGGAGGATTCGCTGACTCCACAGTTCGTGTATGGAGCGTTACACCAAAAAAGCTTCGCAAGGTTAAATCTGCAGCAGGTACATCATATGACACCTGTATCTTTACTTTTTACAGTGtcagaaaataatttactaatttgtcttgttttcccACGTTCTCTTTAGACTTGAATCTGATTGACAAAGAGTCAGATGATGTTCTGGAGAGGATTATGGATGAGAAGACAGCCAGTGAGTCAAAGATCCTATATGGACACAGTGGCCCTATATATGGCATCAGCTTCAGCCCAGATAGGTAAAACGACTGATGCAATTTAATTACATACTTCAAACCTTTTGCAGACACTGCATGTTTAATTTCAAAACTGATTTTATTAGTACAatgaacttttttaaattaaaaagtaaattataattttaaaatgtttaactttcagAAACTACTTGTTGTCAAGTTCAGAAGATGGTACTGTCAGACTGTGGAGTCTTCTAACATTTACTTGCCTGGTGGGGTATAAAGGCCACAACTACCCAGTGTGGGACACACACTTTTCCCCCCATGGGTACTATTTTGTCTCTGGCGGACATGACAGAGTTGCTCGGTAAGCAACTGCAGATCATATGTAGTTATTTTCATACAGAGTTCTTCTAGATTTTtctgcagcacagaaaaaaaaaaaaaacataaatacacacacacactctctctctctagatGTACAGATATACTTACTTGGTTTGCATTGTGCTTTCTCTAACAGTCTATGGGCAACAGACCACTACCAACCTCTACGGATATTCTCTGGTCATCTAGCTGACGTCACTTGCACCCGGTTCCACCCCAACTCCAATTATCTAGCCACAGGATCATCTGACCGAACCATTCGCCTTTGGGATGTCCTAACAGGAAACTGTGTCCGTATATTCACAGGGCATAAGGTCAGTCTGATCACCAGAGCAGTTTTCTGTTGACATTCACACTGAACTGTGGCACAGCTGGGATAATTGCCTGCAGCAGAGACTGAGTCAGTCTTTTAACCTTGTCTCCCAGGGTCCTATCCACGCACTGGCTTTTTCTCCCAATGGCAAGTTTTTAGCTTCAGGGGCCACTGATGGCAGAGTTCTTCTGTGGGACATCGGTCACGGACTAATGGTCGGAGAACTCAAAGGCCACATGGATACAATCTATTCTCTTAAGTTCAGCAGGGATGGTGAGATCCTTGCCTCTGGTGGGTATTGTGCAACTTAAAAATCAGTTaatatatttaggttttaaaacaataaactaaGGCAATTAACCTCTGCAGATTTCATGTTCAGTTTCTGAACTTATAAGCAATAGTGATGTTAAATTTGCAGACCAACATTCAGAGTATACTTTTTTGGTCTAGGTTCTATGGACAACACAGTTCGTTTGTGGGATGCAATGAAAGCATTTGATGATTTAGAAACTGATGACTTCACAGCAGCTACAGGACACATTCATCTACAAGATAACTCCCAGGAACTTCTGCTGGGCACCTACATGTCTAAATCCACACCTGTTGTACATCTACACTTCACCCGGAGGAAcctgctgctggctgctgggGCCTACAATCCATAAGACATTgccaaattataaaaataatcaatgGAAGCTTGAAATTATGCAAACCTTTGGTCCCCGAGCTCCACAAGTAACTGAATAGGGTTGTGGGCGAGTgggaattaaacaaaaaactaatatCAGTTCACCTCAGAGGAACATCGGGCTGTGAATAGGGTAAAAACTGGGCTTGACCCTCAGTCTTTGATGATCCAGACCAAGACCGTCTTTGGCTGGAGTAAAGTGCCACTGATGATAAAGGACCctttatgaattttttttttctttttttaaatcactgccCTAAGTACACTGACACTCATGTATCATAGTCTTTTATACTGGTGgacactgtaaataaaacaagtgttttctatattttggccttaaatgttctttatttttaacatggGAAACCAAACAGTAATATTTAACGACAAGCACATCCAGCTGCTCTCTCCACTTCCAACGTTTGAATGAATGGTCAAAAAGGAAACCTGTAGGGAGGCAACAGAGGTCTCAAGTAAAACATTGGTactgcaaatgtgaaaacactaaAACGATGGAAAGAAAGTACAGAGTACTTACATGATCACTTATCTGTGACGGCTGGCTGTTTCTTGGGCTTCAATTTGAAGAAAATGCCAATGGCTAAAAGGCTGGCATATGTGGccaaaacacactgcagaaaaaaaaaagattaagagTTTACCAAGTTATTTCACAGTCCAATATCAAGTGTCGAGGACGGTTTTATAGGTGCACATAACTCACATTCCTTCTTC
Encoded here:
- the taf5 gene encoding transcription initiation factor TFIID subunit 5, with amino-acid sequence MAAVQGSLVDADEEKDIKTEPPNDGCGNNHANDGRVLSTSPSASSGSNKSAAGAPEDQQTLLAVLQFLRKNNLTESVEILRREAGLPEDSLDLKGNDSSGAGSGGASGTVDLDGGDATSLLSRVTVSSSAGAQPPTKTVGEDQPDVNVVLSAYSQQGDPVLYEVYYSGLKKFIETVLDCHRAELSQVFYPLFVHMYLELVYNNHENEAKAFFERFSGDQECYYEDDLRVLSGLTKREHMRGNETLLDFRTSKFVLRISRDSYQLLKRHLQERQNNQIWNIIQEHLYIDIFDGMPRSKSQIDAMSGSLAGEAKREANKAKVYYGLLKEPEIELPLDDEDEEAENEEGKPKKKKPKKDSMGSKSKKQDPNAPSQNRIPLPELKDSDKLDKIMYMKEATKRIRLGPDNLPSICFYTFLNAYQGLTAVDFTDDSSLIAGGFADSTVRVWSVTPKKLRKVKSAADLNLIDKESDDVLERIMDEKTASESKILYGHSGPIYGISFSPDRNYLLSSSEDGTVRLWSLLTFTCLVGYKGHNYPVWDTHFSPHGYYFVSGGHDRVARLWATDHYQPLRIFSGHLADVTCTRFHPNSNYLATGSSDRTIRLWDVLTGNCVRIFTGHKGPIHALAFSPNGKFLASGATDGRVLLWDIGHGLMVGELKGHMDTIYSLKFSRDGEILASGSMDNTVRLWDAMKAFDDLETDDFTAATGHIHLQDNSQELLLGTYMSKSTPVVHLHFTRRNLLLAAGAYNP
- the atp5md gene encoding ATP synthase membrane subunit DAPIT, mitochondrial is translated as MAGHDAGTQHQFTGIAKYFNSYTITGRRNCVLATYASLLAIGIFFKLKPKKQPAVTDK